One genomic region from Apodemus sylvaticus chromosome 1, mApoSyl1.1, whole genome shotgun sequence encodes:
- the C1H10orf82 gene encoding uncharacterized protein C10orf82 homolog: MESPKTFMRELPITPGYCGFIPWLSCQESTSEDRMNPCVKAFQERTQRYKEEQQALNWCVANTRPLKPICSEDTVLWVLHEYAKKYHPLTLECKNEKKPLHEPPIPGWAGYLPRAKVTEFGYATRYTIMAKKCYEDFLGLVAQAKRAQLKPYEQTYDVRVAQPFNPSPKVLQLQGLPPSYPESSSTGQTPPSEDPQAPKPCGCAQWSSLSCSRNVYGEPPSLAKTFAES; the protein is encoded by the exons ATGGAGTCTCCCAAGACCTTCATGAGAGAGCTGCCCATCACACCAGGATACTGTG GCTTCATACCATGGCTCAGTTGCCAGGAAAGCACCAGCGAGGACCGCATGAATCCCTGTGTGAAAGCGTTCCAGGAGAGAACCCAGAGGTACAAGGAGGAGCAGCAGGCACTAAACTGGTGTGTGGCCAACACGCGGCCACTGAAGCCCATCTGTTCTGAGGACACGGTCCTGTGGGTGTTGCATGAGTATGCCAAGAAGTACCACCCCCTGACTCTGG AATGCAAAAATGAGAAGAAACCGCTGCACGAGCCCCCTATCCCTGGCTGGGCAGGCTACCTGCCCAGAGCCAAGGTCACTGAATTCGGCTATGCCACGAGGTATACCATCATGGCCAAAAAGTGCTACGAGGACTTCCTGGGTTTGGTGGCACAAGCCAAGAGGGCTCAACTGAAGCCATATGAGCA AACATACGATGTGAGGGTTGCCCAGCCTTTTAACCCTTCTCCAAAAGTCTTGCAGCTGCAAGGTCTCCCACCCTCGTACCCAGAATCCTCTAGCACAG GTCAAACACCCCCAAGTGAGGACCCCCAGGCTCCCAAGCCCTGTGGCTGTGCTCAGTGGTCCAGTCTGTCATGCAGCAGGAATGTGTATGGAGAGCCACCGTCCTTGGCAAAGACATTTGCAGAGAGCTAG